From Deinococcus aquaticus, one genomic window encodes:
- a CDS encoding DUF11 domain-containing protein, whose translation MTRFPLTPNLMLTGLLILAGQAGAARTPAGTEITNQAQAEFIPPTSPDPIRAVSNTIVTVVQAVCSVSVTPDGTVPQPGQSATLLPGEQAVFQYTVVNTGNTSGDFPVLARGEAGSTISPALRVIRDLNGNGQPDTNEPEVSRVTLAPDDSAALLLVVNTSDAQGDAYVNLVASCVGGENADSNNVSRVQVGPPPVLGVQKSFTPALVRPGSETTVTVTTSNTGQGESREVILTDLLAEQAAQGLTFVTGSARTNTGTLEYTQDGVTWTAQEVAPVRGVRVRAERLAPGAGITLTFRMLAGAFAENQVIPNTATAQTGGKSSSGSASADVRYLPAVAIGPVGVPEAPENTPADSQSRPFAVVGQQVCFDHTVKNTGDVRDNFRITVTYPQGAATSVLYGENGQPLVQPLVLDPGQTALVRICYDAQQAGPLESLITVNGDRGTSNTTHDLVGAVESGLPELTKSFEASTQGSAGQTVVIPAGGTVAQGDTITYTLTVRNPYARPLTNAVVTDPIPAHVDFMGASDGGAVSGQPGSQVVRWNLGTLAPGETRRLTVVTQVSTRAQDGEALKNIFNLVTTELTQPLPSNEVQTPVWTAKLLIEKTVSAREATYGDRLTYTLKITNESTTTAIIDSVVTDTPARGLEYIPGTSTLGGKLLADPAIAAGVLTWNGGTIPAGGSIVITYQTRVTPEATGDLINTVEVSGKGAGGVARAIASNRATATTKLNPLKFAPIADIVGTVFVDRNRNGLFDPLLDTPVERARVLLAGGRQVVTDPKGRYSFPNVPTGTHALRLDPNTTPYPPLKVPQDGALSGTQTVFVRGLTSVDFPLAPLGGDISALRRTTLTVGDVTVEKAVYATEGGYVVTLRVVTPRALEGVQLTDPLPTGAVLKEGGNTYAGTLSAGERNFTYRFDWTGEPRAATTDPVISWRY comes from the coding sequence GTGACCCGCTTCCCCCTGACCCCCAATCTGATGCTGACTGGCCTGCTGATCCTGGCGGGTCAGGCTGGCGCCGCCCGCACCCCCGCCGGTACCGAGATCACCAACCAGGCGCAGGCGGAATTCATTCCTCCGACCTCGCCGGACCCGATCCGGGCGGTGTCGAACACCATCGTCACGGTCGTGCAGGCGGTGTGTTCGGTCAGTGTCACGCCGGACGGCACGGTGCCGCAGCCGGGGCAGTCGGCCACGCTGCTGCCCGGTGAGCAGGCGGTGTTCCAGTACACGGTCGTGAATACCGGGAACACCAGTGGGGACTTCCCGGTGCTGGCGCGCGGCGAGGCCGGCAGTACCATCAGCCCGGCGCTGCGTGTGATTCGTGACCTGAACGGCAACGGTCAGCCGGACACGAACGAGCCCGAGGTGAGCCGCGTGACCCTGGCTCCCGACGACAGCGCGGCCCTGCTGCTGGTCGTGAACACCAGTGACGCGCAGGGCGACGCGTACGTGAACCTGGTCGCCAGTTGCGTGGGTGGCGAGAATGCCGACAGCAACAACGTGAGCCGCGTGCAGGTCGGGCCGCCCCCGGTGCTGGGCGTGCAGAAGTCCTTCACGCCTGCGCTGGTGCGGCCCGGCAGCGAGACGACCGTGACGGTCACGACCAGTAACACCGGCCAGGGCGAGAGCCGCGAGGTGATCCTGACCGACCTGCTGGCCGAGCAGGCCGCGCAGGGCCTGACCTTCGTAACTGGCAGCGCCCGCACGAACACCGGCACGCTGGAGTACACCCAGGACGGCGTGACCTGGACGGCCCAGGAGGTCGCGCCGGTACGCGGCGTGCGCGTGCGTGCCGAACGCCTCGCTCCGGGCGCCGGCATCACCCTGACCTTCCGGATGCTGGCCGGTGCGTTTGCCGAGAATCAGGTCATTCCGAACACCGCGACCGCGCAGACCGGTGGCAAGAGCAGCAGCGGCAGCGCCAGCGCCGACGTGCGGTACCTGCCGGCCGTGGCGATCGGTCCGGTCGGCGTGCCCGAAGCGCCCGAGAATACGCCTGCCGACTCGCAGAGCCGCCCGTTCGCGGTGGTGGGGCAGCAGGTGTGCTTCGATCACACCGTCAAGAACACCGGGGACGTGCGCGACAACTTCCGCATTACCGTCACGTACCCGCAGGGCGCGGCCACCAGCGTGCTGTACGGCGAGAACGGGCAGCCGCTGGTGCAACCGCTGGTGCTGGACCCCGGCCAGACGGCGCTGGTCCGCATCTGCTACGACGCGCAGCAGGCCGGGCCGCTGGAATCCCTGATCACCGTCAACGGCGACCGGGGAACCAGCAACACCACGCACGACCTGGTCGGCGCTGTCGAGTCTGGCCTGCCGGAACTCACGAAGTCCTTTGAGGCCAGCACGCAGGGCAGCGCGGGGCAGACCGTGGTCATCCCGGCGGGCGGCACGGTCGCGCAGGGCGACACCATCACGTACACCCTGACGGTCCGGAACCCCTACGCGCGCCCCCTGACGAACGCGGTCGTGACCGACCCGATCCCCGCGCACGTGGACTTCATGGGCGCCAGTGACGGCGGCGCGGTCAGCGGTCAGCCGGGCTCGCAGGTAGTCCGCTGGAACCTGGGCACCCTGGCCCCCGGAGAGACCCGCCGCCTGACGGTCGTGACGCAGGTGTCGACCCGCGCGCAGGACGGCGAGGCCCTGAAGAACATCTTCAACCTCGTGACCACCGAACTGACCCAGCCGCTGCCCAGCAACGAGGTGCAGACCCCGGTCTGGACGGCGAAACTGCTGATCGAGAAGACCGTCAGCGCGCGGGAAGCCACCTACGGCGACCGCCTGACCTACACCCTGAAGATCACCAACGAGTCCACCACGACCGCCATCATCGACTCGGTCGTGACCGACACGCCCGCGCGCGGCCTGGAGTACATTCCCGGCACCAGTACCCTGGGCGGCAAGCTGCTGGCCGACCCGGCCATCGCGGCGGGTGTCCTCACCTGGAACGGCGGGACCATCCCGGCCGGCGGCTCGATCGTCATCACGTACCAGACCCGCGTGACGCCCGAAGCGACCGGCGACCTGATCAACACCGTGGAAGTCAGCGGCAAGGGGGCGGGCGGCGTGGCCCGCGCCATCGCCAGTAACCGCGCCACGGCCACCACCAAACTGAACCCCCTGAAGTTCGCGCCGATCGCGGACATCGTGGGCACCGTGTTCGTGGACCGCAACCGCAACGGCCTGTTCGATCCGCTGCTGGACACCCCCGTCGAGCGCGCCCGCGTGCTGCTGGCCGGCGGACGGCAGGTTGTGACAGATCCGAAAGGGCGTTACTCGTTCCCGAACGTTCCGACCGGCACGCACGCCCTGCGCCTGGATCCCAACACCACCCCGTACCCGCCGCTGAAAGTCCCCCAGGACGGCGCGCTGAGTGGCACGCAGACCGTGTTCGTGCGCGGCCTGACCAGCGTGGACTTCCCGCTGGCCCCGCTGGGCGGCGATATCAGCGCCCTGCGCCGCACCACCCTGACCGTGGGTGACGTGACGGTCGAGAAGGCCGTGTACGCCACCGAGGGCGGGTACGTGGTGACGCTGCGCGTCGTCACTCCCCGCGCCCTGGAAGGCGTGCAGTTGACCGACCCGCTGCCTACAGGTGCCGTTTTGAAAGAAGGTGGAAATACCTACGCGGGTACTCTCAGTGCAGGTGAGAGAAACTTCACCTACCGCTTTGACTGGACAGGCGAGCCACGGGCCGCCACCACCGATCCCGTCATCAGCTGGAGGTACTGA